One Streptomyces sp. R28 DNA window includes the following coding sequences:
- a CDS encoding ATP-binding protein, whose translation MNRVLRRYRSLPIRSRLALLVAAAVAFAVAAVSVTCWFIVQGKLYAQVNDDLKKASMRMPGQLQDALDNCTETPYGTGVFRNTYSQLVQEDGTVCILQDSAATVKVTQADQDQIKDADTDEVYFRNGTAGDGTGVRVLTRPLGPTATASGGTGPKVGLVVAVSLKSTQKTLNELALILLLVSGIGVVGAGAAGLAVARAGLRPVDKLTEAVEHVARTEDLNIRIPVEDDSEDEVARLSRSFNSMTSALASSRELQQQLIADAGHELRTPLTSLRTNIELLTRSEETGRPIPEADRKALLASVKAQMTELAALIGDLQELSRSEGQRGERVQVISLEETVESALRRARLRGPELTITADLQPWYVLAEPAAMERAVVNVLDNAVKFSPEAGTIEVQLAHGLLTVRDHGPGIPAEELPYVFDRFWRSPSARALPGSGLGLSIVARTVEQAGGQVMLARAEGGGTVATVRLPGADTPPPGSP comes from the coding sequence GTGAACAGGGTTCTACGCCGGTACCGGTCGCTGCCGATTCGGTCGCGGCTGGCGCTGCTGGTGGCGGCGGCGGTGGCGTTCGCGGTGGCTGCGGTTTCGGTGACGTGTTGGTTCATCGTGCAGGGGAAGCTGTACGCCCAGGTCAACGACGACCTCAAGAAGGCGTCGATGAGAATGCCCGGACAGCTCCAGGACGCGCTCGACAATTGCACCGAGACCCCGTATGGCACCGGCGTCTTCCGGAACACCTACTCCCAGCTGGTGCAGGAGGACGGCACCGTCTGCATCCTCCAGGACTCCGCGGCAACGGTGAAGGTCACTCAGGCCGACCAGGACCAGATCAAGGACGCGGACACCGACGAGGTCTACTTCCGCAACGGCACCGCCGGGGACGGCACCGGCGTGCGTGTGCTGACCCGGCCGCTCGGCCCCACCGCCACCGCGTCCGGGGGGACCGGACCCAAGGTCGGGCTCGTGGTCGCCGTATCCCTGAAGAGCACCCAGAAGACCCTCAACGAACTCGCCCTCATCCTCCTCCTCGTCTCCGGCATCGGAGTCGTGGGCGCCGGAGCCGCCGGCCTCGCCGTAGCCCGCGCCGGCCTGCGCCCCGTCGACAAGCTCACCGAGGCCGTCGAACACGTCGCCCGCACCGAGGACCTGAACATCCGCATCCCAGTGGAGGACGACTCCGAGGACGAGGTGGCCCGGCTCTCCCGCTCCTTCAACTCCATGACCTCCGCCCTGGCCAGCTCCCGCGAGCTCCAGCAACAACTCATCGCCGACGCCGGCCACGAACTCCGCACCCCCCTCACCTCCCTGCGCACCAACATCGAACTCCTCACCCGCAGCGAGGAGACGGGCCGCCCGATCCCCGAGGCGGACCGCAAGGCCCTCCTCGCCTCCGTCAAGGCCCAGATGACCGAACTGGCCGCCCTGATAGGCGACTTGCAGGAGCTGTCCCGCTCCGAGGGCCAGCGTGGCGAACGCGTCCAGGTGATCTCGCTGGAGGAAACGGTCGAGTCCGCCCTGCGCCGGGCACGGCTGCGCGGCCCGGAGCTGACGATCACCGCCGACCTTCAGCCCTGGTACGTACTGGCAGAACCGGCCGCCATGGAGCGCGCGGTGGTCAACGTCCTGGACAACGCGGTGAAGTTCAGCCCGGAGGCCGGGACGATCGAGGTACAGCTGGCGCATGGCCTCCTGACGGTCCGCGACCACGGTCCCGGCATCCCCGCCGAAGAACTCCCCTACGTCTTCGACCGCTTCTGGCGCTCCCCGTCGGCACGCGCGTTGCCCGGCTCCGGTCTGGGTCTATCGATCGTTGCGCGGACCGTGGAGCAGGCGGGCGGCCAGGTCATGCTGGCCCGTGCAGAGGGCGGCGGCACGGTGGCGACGGTACGGCTGCCGGGTGCTGACACGCCGCCGCCCGGCTCACCGTGA
- a CDS encoding DUF6247 family protein: MTHEVDPNSCERTPEAIRAALQRRPDWLQAFEQDWLSAAADFDQAALDAVTDKWFPFACACATPGYLDEVEQTVKRVTEGDTEGMVFRDAEGNAYDADNRPIDAGRCG; the protein is encoded by the coding sequence ATGACCCACGAGGTGGATCCGAACTCCTGCGAGAGAACTCCCGAGGCGATCCGCGCGGCCCTGCAACGCCGTCCGGACTGGCTGCAGGCCTTCGAGCAGGACTGGCTCAGCGCGGCGGCCGACTTCGATCAGGCGGCGCTCGACGCCGTGACCGACAAGTGGTTCCCCTTCGCCTGCGCCTGCGCCACGCCCGGCTATCTGGACGAGGTGGAGCAGACGGTCAAGAGGGTGACCGAGGGCGACACCGAAGGCATGGTGTTCCGCGACGCGGAGGGCAATGCCTACGACGCCGACAATCGGCCCATTGACGCGGGTAGGTGTGGGTGA
- a CDS encoding pectinesterase family protein, which yields MTETRNRPRHRRSRSALAVGIPLALTAAGTLAYGTDLGLFGEDAQQKASAATAAAPTWATATADGFASVNSLGQNGTYGGRDGQIVTVRTQADLEKYATAAEPYVIVVAGTINMNPVGKEIKVQSDKTIVGSGTSGHIVGGGFFLGSGVHNVIIRNLTIRDAYQGVWNDKDHDFDAVQMDGAHHVWIDHNDLRHMADGLIDVRKDSTNVTVSWNKLSNDNKAFGIGWTDNVVTDITVHHNWIRETEQRNPSTDNAAHAHLYNNFLEDVAGTDIKSSYGNYSRGKTKMVLENSYFQGINNPVIKDGTATLVQRGSVFSGTSGRNESGGTAFDPKAYYSYTLDAAANVPSLLKSGAGPRSSIGTTAAAASTKAAATTLTVAKDGSGQYTTVQAAVNAVPANNASRVVIAVKPGTYRELVKVPANKPHVTIQGTGASRKDTVIVYNNASGTPKPGGGTYGTGGSATVAVEADDFQARNLTINNDFDEKANQNLNGHQAVALRTAADKVFLDGVIVGGDQDTLLVDTASKDKLGRVYMTNSYVIGNVDFIFGRATAVIDKSVITLKKRWDGTSAGYVTAPSTPANRKGILIANTTVNGDVSDRSFFLGRNWHAGGDATLDPQTTVRNSTLSAAVKTTPWSDMGGFSWKDDRFAEYKNTGAGAGSASSDRPQLTDGQAGGQEVADWLGDWTPSAS from the coding sequence GTGACTGAAACCCGCAACCGGCCCCGGCACCGCAGAAGCAGGAGCGCGCTGGCGGTCGGTATCCCCCTCGCCCTGACCGCCGCCGGCACTCTGGCCTACGGCACGGACCTCGGCCTCTTCGGCGAGGACGCCCAGCAGAAGGCGTCCGCCGCGACCGCCGCCGCCCCCACCTGGGCCACCGCCACCGCTGACGGCTTCGCGTCCGTCAACTCCCTTGGTCAGAACGGCACTTACGGCGGCCGGGACGGCCAGATCGTGACGGTGAGGACGCAGGCCGACCTGGAGAAGTACGCGACAGCCGCGGAGCCCTACGTCATCGTCGTCGCCGGGACCATCAACATGAACCCGGTGGGCAAGGAGATCAAGGTCCAGTCGGACAAGACCATCGTCGGGTCCGGGACCTCCGGGCACATCGTCGGCGGCGGGTTCTTCCTCGGTTCCGGTGTGCACAACGTGATCATCCGGAACCTGACCATCCGGGACGCGTACCAGGGCGTCTGGAACGACAAGGACCACGACTTCGACGCCGTCCAGATGGACGGCGCGCACCACGTGTGGATCGACCACAACGATCTGCGGCACATGGCCGACGGTCTCATCGACGTGCGCAAGGACAGCACGAACGTGACCGTGTCCTGGAACAAACTGAGCAACGACAACAAGGCCTTCGGGATCGGCTGGACGGACAACGTCGTCACCGACATCACCGTCCACCACAACTGGATCCGCGAGACCGAGCAGCGCAATCCCTCCACCGACAACGCCGCCCACGCGCACCTCTACAACAACTTCCTGGAGGACGTGGCGGGCACCGACATCAAGTCGTCGTACGGAAACTACTCGCGCGGCAAGACCAAGATGGTGCTCGAGAACTCGTACTTCCAGGGCATCAACAACCCGGTCATCAAGGACGGCACCGCGACCCTCGTCCAGCGCGGCAGCGTCTTCTCCGGTACCAGCGGACGCAACGAGAGCGGCGGTACGGCCTTCGACCCGAAGGCGTACTACTCGTACACGCTCGATGCGGCGGCGAACGTGCCGTCGCTCCTCAAGTCGGGCGCGGGACCGCGCAGTTCCATCGGTACGACGGCCGCAGCGGCGAGCACCAAGGCCGCCGCCACGACGCTCACCGTCGCCAAGGACGGCAGCGGACAGTACACGACCGTGCAGGCCGCCGTGAACGCCGTACCCGCGAACAACGCCTCGCGGGTCGTGATCGCGGTCAAGCCGGGCACGTACCGCGAGCTGGTCAAGGTCCCGGCGAACAAGCCGCACGTCACCATCCAGGGCACGGGCGCCAGCCGTAAGGACACGGTGATCGTCTACAACAACGCGTCCGGCACGCCCAAGCCGGGCGGCGGCACCTACGGCACCGGCGGCAGCGCCACCGTCGCCGTCGAGGCCGACGACTTCCAGGCCCGCAACCTGACGATCAACAACGACTTCGACGAGAAGGCGAACCAGAACCTGAACGGCCACCAGGCCGTCGCCCTGCGCACCGCCGCCGACAAGGTGTTCCTCGACGGCGTCATCGTCGGTGGCGACCAGGACACCCTGCTCGTGGACACCGCGTCCAAGGACAAGCTGGGCCGCGTCTACATGACGAACTCCTACGTCATCGGCAACGTCGACTTCATCTTCGGGCGCGCGACCGCGGTGATCGACAAGTCCGTCATCACGCTGAAGAAGCGCTGGGACGGCACGTCGGCGGGTTATGTCACCGCCCCGTCGACCCCCGCGAACCGCAAGGGCATCCTCATCGCCAACACCACGGTCAACGGTGACGTCTCCGACCGTTCCTTCTTCCTCGGCCGCAACTGGCACGCCGGCGGCGACGCGACCCTCGACCCGCAGACCACCGTCCGCAACAGCACCCTGAGCGCCGCCGTCAAGACCACGCCCTGGTCGGACATGGGCGGCTTCTCCTGGAAGGACGA